In the genome of Streptococcus mitis, one region contains:
- a CDS encoding choline-binding protein G, giving the protein MKKTFYRKFGISIIASILLASQLSTVSALTVISNTGEEYEVSETLQESPGSNNFSLPDISPTYGQFFTSQPEAIIGSNDLVSIENTLQYPYSTSVYVESVFHGVENGKNKTYRGSANFIKDNILITAAHNIYKHEFGKDAEELYVTPAATPNNAPFGTVKVKKYYYLKNYVSDNPSTHSKNDLALLVLEEPIGTKTGTLGLSSLSTNLSGLNVTVTGYSALSEAVQMYTDTRNVIRDTGDFLYYDVDTYGGASGAAVYDASHRVVGVHIGNESRGSDIVNLAVKLNEQNLSFIYSILEGHSIDGWKLISGTWYYYKNSTKQTGWQSINGKWYYLETSGSMSTGWKYVRGRWYYLDKTNGDMKTGWYKDGSTWYYLDPTNGDMKTGWIKVGGNWYYLNSSGAMVTGSQTIDGKVYNFASSGEWI; this is encoded by the coding sequence ATGAAGAAAACATTTTATCGCAAATTCGGTATTTCAATTATTGCTAGTATTTTATTGGCTAGTCAGCTATCTACAGTATCTGCTTTGACTGTTATTTCTAATACAGGTGAAGAATATGAGGTAAGTGAAACTTTACAAGAGAGTCCAGGAAGTAATAATTTTTCCCTTCCAGATATTTCACCGACTTACGGTCAATTTTTTACAAGTCAGCCGGAAGCAATTATTGGGAGTAATGACTTAGTTTCTATTGAGAATACTTTACAATATCCTTATTCTACATCAGTCTATGTAGAGTCTGTATTTCATGGTGTAGAAAATGGTAAAAACAAAACTTATAGGGGGAGTGCTAATTTTATAAAGGACAATATTCTTATTACTGCAGCTCATAATATCTATAAACATGAGTTTGGAAAAGATGCTGAAGAATTATATGTTACTCCTGCTGCCACACCCAATAATGCTCCATTTGGTACAGTAAAAGTAAAGAAATATTACTATCTAAAAAATTATGTGTCAGACAATCCAAGTACGCATTCAAAGAATGATTTAGCGTTATTAGTTTTAGAAGAGCCTATTGGGACTAAAACAGGGACACTTGGTCTCTCATCTTTATCTACAAATCTTTCTGGTTTGAATGTAACTGTTACAGGTTATTCAGCGCTCTCTGAAGCTGTACAGATGTATACAGATACTAGAAACGTAATACGTGATACAGGTGATTTCTTATATTATGATGTAGATACATATGGTGGCGCTAGTGGTGCTGCTGTCTATGATGCTTCACATCGTGTCGTAGGTGTACACATAGGAAATGAATCAAGAGGATCAGATATTGTTAATTTGGCAGTAAAATTAAATGAACAAAACCTATCCTTTATTTATTCCATCCTTGAGGGACATTCTATTGATGGTTGGAAATTGATTAGTGGTACGTGGTATTACTATAAGAATAGTACGAAACAAACAGGTTGGCAAAGTATAAATGGCAAATGGTATTATCTTGAAACCTCTGGTTCAATGTCCACAGGTTGGAAATATGTACGAGGAAGATGGTATTATTTAGATAAGACCAATGGTGATATGAAGACTGGTTGGTATAAAGATGGTTCAACGTGGTACTATCTAGATCCTACTAATGGAGATATGAAGACTGGTTGGATAAAAGTAGGAGGAAACTGGTATTATCTCAATTCCTCTGGAGCAATGGTTACAGGTAGCCAAACTATCGATGGTAAAGTTTATAATTTCGCTTCATCTGGTGAGTGGATTTAA
- a CDS encoding choline-binding protein, protein MKLLKKTMQVGLTAIFFGLLATNTVFADDSEGWQFVQENGRTYYKKGDIKETDWRVIDGKTYYFDYNGEMVVGWQYIPMPVKGYTIGPYPNGIRLEGSPMPEWYYFDKSGVLQEFVGWKALEVKTKDSVGRKYGEKRTKPEDKQEKSFYTNYYFNQNHSLETGWLYDQSNWYYLAKTEINGENYIGGERRAGWINDGSAWYYLDSETGIMQTGWKELGNKWYYLRSSGAMATGWYQEGTTWYYLDQPNGDMKTGWQNLGNKWYYLRSSGAMATGWYQEGSTWYYLNASNGDMKTGWFQVNGKWYYAYGSGALAVNTTVDGYYVNYNGEWVK, encoded by the coding sequence ATGAAACTTTTGAAAAAAACTATGCAAGTTGGACTAACAGCAATTTTCTTTGGTTTGCTAGCTACCAATACAGTATTTGCAGATGATTCTGAAGGTTGGCAATTTGTCCAAGAAAATGGTAGAACCTACTACAAGAAGGGTGACATCAAAGAAACGGACTGGCGAGTGATTGATGGCAAGACCTATTATTTTGATTATAATGGTGAAATGGTTGTTGGTTGGCAATACATTCCAATGCCAGTTAAAGGATATACCATTGGTCCTTACCCTAATGGTATAAGATTAGAAGGTTCCCCAATGCCAGAATGGTACTACTTTGACAAAAGTGGAGTGCTACAAGAGTTTGTTGGTTGGAAAGCATTAGAGGTTAAAACTAAAGACAGTGTTGGAAGAAAGTATGGGGAAAAACGTACAAAACCGGAAGATAAACAAGAGAAGAGTTTTTACACGAACTATTACTTTAATCAAAATCATTCTTTAGAGACAGGTTGGCTTTATGACCAGTCTAATTGGTATTATCTAGCTAAAACGGAAATTAATGGAGAAAACTATATTGGTGGTGAAAGACGTGCAGGTTGGATAAATGATGGTTCAGCTTGGTACTATCTAGATTCAGAAACTGGTATCATGCAAACTGGTTGGAAGGAACTTGGCAATAAGTGGTACTACCTCCGTTCATCAGGAGCAATGGCAACTGGCTGGTATCAGGAAGGTACCACTTGGTATTATTTAGACCAGCCAAATGGCGATATGAAAACAGGTTGGCAAAACCTTGGTAACAAGTGGTACTACCTCCGTTCATCAGGAGCAATGGCAACTGGCTGGTATCAGGAAGGCTCAACTTGGTACTATCTAAATGCAAGTAATGGAGATATGAAAACAGGCTGGTTCCAAGTCAATGGTAAATGGTACTATGCGTATGGTTCAGGTGCTCTAGCTGTTAATACCACAGTAGATGGTTACTACGTAAACTATAATGGTGAGTGGGTTAAGTAA
- a CDS encoding nucleoside-diphosphate kinase, with amino-acid sequence MEQTFFIIKPDGVKRGLVGQVLKRIEQRGFTIEKLELRSQVSEELIDQHYQDLVGQSFYPPIREFMTSGPVLVGIISGPKVIETWRTMMGATRPEEALPGTIRGDFAKAASENQAIQNVVHGSDSEESAKREIALWF; translated from the coding sequence ATGGAACAAACATTTTTTATCATTAAACCAGACGGTGTAAAAAGGGGACTAGTGGGTCAAGTGTTGAAACGCATCGAACAACGTGGATTTACAATCGAAAAATTGGAGTTGCGTTCACAGGTTTCAGAAGAGTTGATTGACCAGCACTATCAGGATTTAGTTGGTCAGAGTTTTTACCCGCCGATTCGTGAATTTATGACTTCAGGACCGGTTCTTGTAGGTATCATTTCTGGTCCCAAAGTAATCGAAACTTGGCGGACTATGATGGGTGCGACTCGTCCAGAAGAAGCTTTACCAGGAACGATTCGAGGTGATTTTGCAAAAGCTGCTAGTGAAAACCAAGCTATTCAAAATGTTGTACATGGTTCAGATTCAGAAGAGTCAGCTAAGCGAGAAATTGCTCTTTGGTTTTAA